Proteins encoded together in one Benincasa hispida cultivar B227 chromosome 1, ASM972705v1, whole genome shotgun sequence window:
- the LOC120068706 gene encoding protein FAR1-RELATED SEQUENCE 6-like: MGFGSEFLFFVEFGVDGDSEVVGNSTLVEDSKPLDENETGVSSIERIFDQDQDEKIIQDSSGRNAILDSVPGLPVVQADEPYVGQEFENEAAAHAFYNSYATRVGFVIRVSKLSRSRRDGTAIGRALVCNKEGYRMPDKREKIVRQRAETRVGCRAMILVRKVNSGKWVVTKFVKEHTHPLSPGKGRRDCIYDQYPNEHDKIRELSQQLAIEKKRCATYKRHLEVIFEYIEEHNDNLSRKIQHIVDNVKEMESIEQQNHR; this comes from the exons ATGGGATTTGGGagtgagtttcttttttttg TGGAGTTTGGGGTTGATGGTGATAGTGAGGTGGTGGGAAACTCGACTCTGGTGGAGGATAGTAAACCTCTTGATGAAAATGAAACAGGTGTAAGTTCTATTGAAAGGATTTTCGATCAGGACCAGGATGAGAAAATAATACAAGATTCATCTGGAAGGAATGCAATTTTGGATTCAGTTCCTGGATTGCCTGTAGTTCAAGCAGATGAACCGTATGTTGGTCAGGAATTTGAAAATGAGGCAGCAGCTCATGCATTTTATAATTCTTATGCTACACGCGTGGGATTTGTAATTCGTGTTAGCAAGCTCTCCCGATCAAGACGTGATGGGACAGCTATTGGTCGTGCACTAGTTTGCAACAAGGAAGGGTATAGAATGCCGGATAAGCGGGAAAAGATTGTGAGGCAGAGGGCAGAGACGAGGGTAGGTTGCAGGGCAATGATTTTGGTGAGAAAAGTAAATTCTGGTAAATGGGTTGTCACTAAATTTGTAAAAGAGCATACTCATCCTTTATCACCTGGGAAAGGTCGAAGAGATTGCATATATGACCAATATCCG AATGAACATGATAAGATACGCGAACTGTCTCAACAGCTTGCAATTGAGAAAAAGCGATGTGCAACATATAAAAGGCATCTagaagtaatatttgaatacaTTGAGGAGCATAACGATAACTTGTCGAGAAAGATCCAACATATAGTAGACAATGTGAAGGAGATGGAAAGCATAGAACAGCAGAATCATAGATAG